The following are encoded together in the Xanthomonas vesicatoria ATCC 35937 genome:
- a CDS encoding glycoside hydrolase family 97 protein: MRNLIQSALPAAYVLLCVIAAPAAAQRLRVQSPDARTEVEFTLRDGGVPSYRVLYRNTLVLDDAPLGLDLGKAGKLGRGMTVQDSSTDTHDSTFTLPVGKTQQARDHYRQLRVQLADQQERRLTVELRAYDDGVALRYVLPDAGEVRIRDELTGFAFPRDYPCWTLNLGRFGTSHEGEYDAIAASKLRPHNLLELPLVCQTDARGTTLAIGEANLRDYAGLYLTGRADGGLGVSAKLSPRLDDPKLAVSLDAKGRDFATPWRVIMLGDSPVSLIESNLISALNPPPAFDAGWVRAGKSAWDWWSGNLASGVEQPGMNTATIQRYIDHAQQLKLQYMLIDDGWYYGSTGDGQYNSDADIRRPVEQLDLQGLVAYARKRDVGLWLWAHWRALDAHMDEALAWYQEIGIKGIKVDFMDRDDQQMVDFYHRLLSKAAEHKLLVDLHGAYHPTGLTRTYPNYLTQEGVLGAEYNKWTTRITATHNLTLPFTRMLLGPMDYTPGGFRNVRPAEFKMQHIAPQVMTTRAQQLAMFVVYESPFAVVADSPQQYENVPAAQFLRDVPASWDETRALEGAIGDHIALARRSGKDWYVGAMTNEQARTLNVPLSFLDKGRWTATIYADGQAPTEVSIETRKLTRDDSLQLKLAASGGAAVRLQKE, from the coding sequence ATGCGAAACCTGATCCAGTCCGCACTACCGGCGGCATACGTATTGCTGTGTGTGATCGCAGCGCCTGCAGCCGCGCAGCGCCTGCGCGTGCAATCGCCCGATGCACGTACCGAAGTGGAATTCACCCTGCGCGACGGCGGCGTCCCCAGCTATCGCGTGCTGTACCGCAACACGTTGGTGCTCGACGATGCACCGCTCGGGCTGGATCTTGGCAAGGCCGGCAAACTTGGCCGCGGCATGACCGTGCAGGACAGCAGCACCGACACGCACGACAGCACGTTCACGTTACCGGTTGGCAAGACCCAGCAGGCGCGCGATCACTATCGTCAGTTGCGCGTGCAGCTAGCCGATCAACAAGAGCGCAGGCTCACGGTGGAATTGCGCGCCTACGACGATGGCGTCGCGTTGCGCTACGTACTGCCCGATGCCGGGGAGGTCCGCATCCGCGACGAACTCACCGGCTTTGCGTTTCCGCGCGACTACCCCTGCTGGACCTTGAACCTGGGCCGGTTCGGAACCAGCCACGAGGGCGAGTACGACGCGATTGCCGCGTCCAAACTGCGCCCGCACAATCTGCTGGAGTTACCACTGGTGTGCCAGACCGATGCACGCGGCACCACGCTGGCGATCGGCGAGGCGAATCTGCGCGACTACGCAGGCCTGTATCTGACCGGCCGTGCCGATGGTGGATTGGGCGTGTCGGCGAAGTTATCGCCACGTCTGGACGACCCCAAGCTGGCGGTCAGTCTCGATGCGAAAGGACGCGATTTCGCAACGCCGTGGCGGGTGATCATGCTCGGCGACAGCCCGGTGAGCCTGATCGAATCCAACCTGATTTCCGCGCTCAATCCACCGCCGGCGTTCGATGCGGGCTGGGTGCGTGCGGGCAAATCGGCGTGGGACTGGTGGTCGGGCAACCTTGCTAGCGGGGTGGAACAGCCCGGCATGAACACCGCCACGATCCAGCGTTACATCGATCATGCGCAGCAGTTGAAGCTGCAATACATGCTGATCGACGACGGTTGGTATTACGGCAGCACCGGTGACGGGCAATACAACAGCGATGCCGATATTCGCCGCCCGGTAGAGCAGCTCGACCTGCAAGGCCTGGTGGCCTACGCACGCAAGCGCGACGTGGGATTGTGGCTATGGGCGCACTGGCGCGCACTCGATGCGCACATGGACGAGGCGCTGGCGTGGTATCAAGAAATCGGCATCAAGGGCATCAAGGTCGACTTCATGGACCGCGATGACCAGCAGATGGTGGACTTCTACCACCGTCTGCTAAGCAAGGCGGCCGAACACAAGCTGCTCGTCGACTTGCACGGTGCGTACCACCCGACCGGCCTGACTCGCACCTATCCCAACTATCTGACCCAGGAAGGTGTGCTCGGCGCCGAGTACAACAAATGGACAACACGCATCACCGCCACGCATAACCTCACGCTGCCGTTCACGCGCATGCTGCTCGGGCCGATGGACTACACGCCGGGCGGCTTTCGCAATGTACGCCCGGCCGAGTTCAAGATGCAGCACATCGCGCCGCAGGTGATGACCACCCGTGCGCAGCAGCTGGCGATGTTCGTCGTCTACGAGAGCCCGTTCGCGGTGGTGGCGGACAGCCCCCAGCAATACGAAAACGTGCCCGCAGCGCAGTTCCTGCGCGATGTCCCGGCAAGCTGGGACGAAACCCGCGCCCTGGAGGGCGCCATCGGCGATCACATCGCACTGGCGCGGCGTAGCGGCAAGGACTGGTATGTTGGTGCGATGACCAACGAGCAGGCGCGTACGTTGAACGTGCCGTTGTCGTTCCTGGACAAGGGCCGCTGGACCGCAACAATTTATGCCGACGGCCAGGCGCCGACCGAAGTCAGCATCGAAACTCGCAAGCTCACCCGCGACGACAGCCTGCAACTGAAACTGGCTGCAAGCGGCGGCGCTGCAGTGCGGCTGCAGAAGGAATAA